A region from the Manihot esculenta cultivar AM560-2 chromosome 13, M.esculenta_v8, whole genome shotgun sequence genome encodes:
- the LOC110629829 gene encoding aquaporin NIP1-1, producing the protein MAAVSPSPVHSPKRTVSIDLSKIEEKMANTPSQDSTAEVTVFPINAHKIMAELMGTYVIIFIGCGSLMIEVKYGISPVGVAVAWGLVVMVMIYALGHVSGGHFNPAITIAFAIQCKYSWRKVLGYVASQIAGSTLAILTLSVMLHGRADIKFTVTQYSGQATDLEGFIWEFITSFILMLTICGVATDSRAINELSGVAVGAAMLFDIIIAGKITGASMNPARSIGAALVAKQFECLWVYIVAPILGMITASTMYCFIWLPSSENIVDKDNAKTV; encoded by the exons ATGGCTGCAGTATCCCCTTCTCCTGTGCATTCCCCTAAGCGTACAGTGAGTATTGACCTAtcaaaaatagaagaaaagatgGCAAACACTCCCTCACAGGATTCAACAGCAGAAGTTACTGTTTTTCCAATCAATGCTCACAAG ATAATGGCAGAGCTGATGGGAACCtatgtaattatatttatagGGTGTGGTTCTTTGATGATTGAGGTTAAGTATGGGATTTCACCTGTGGGTGTAGCAGTGGCGTGGGGTCTTGTTGTGATGGTGATGATATATGCATTAGGCCATGTCTCAGGTGGCCATTTCAATCCTGCTATTACTATTGCTTTTGCAATTCAATGCAAGTATTCATGGAGAAAG GTGTTGGGATATGTGGCATCACAGATAGCAGGATCAACACTGGCCATCCTCACTCTAAGTGTGATGCTCCATGGAAGAGCAGATATCAAGTTCACAGTGACTCAGTATTCGGGTCAGGCAACTGATCTTGAAGGCTTTATATGGGAATTTATCACCTCTTTCATTCTAATGCTCACCATTTGTGGTGTTGCCACTGATAGTAGAGCT ATAAACGAGCTATCTGGAGTCGCAGTGGGGGCTGCAATGCTCTTTGATATAATAATTGCAGG AAAAATAACAGGAGCTTCAATGAACCCAGCAAGAAGCATAGGAGCTGCACTTGTTGCCAAACAGTTTGAATGTCTATGGGTGTATATTGTGGCTCCCATTCTTGGAATGATAACAGCTTCAACCATGTACTGTTTCATCTGGCTTCCTTCATCTGAAAATATTGTTGATAAGGATAACGCTAAAACTGTATAA